The segment CACTCACCAGTATACCACCACCGTGTGCTTCATGTACTTAAGCAGTTTCTTGGTCTCAAAAAGCAGGGGGATGTCCAGAATCACGTAGCGGTATCCTGGGGAGAGGCCAGGAAATGCACAAACTCAATTCTGTAAGCACACACAGGACTACATGCTCAGTGTGGGAACGAGCCAAAACCATTGTCCCCCACCATCAGGAGCTCCCCGACAGAACAGGGAGACCTTCTAAGGAAAGGCACAACCTGaatgcttctgctaagtcgcttcagtcgtgtctgactctgtgcgaccccatagacggcagcccaccaggctccccagtccctgggattctccaggcaagaatactggagtgggttgccatttccttctccaataatctgAATGCTAGCTGGTTCCAATGCCACTCAGGATAGAATATTGCAGAAAGTCACTTTGGGGTGGATGATCCAGGAAGACCTTATAGAAGGGATGGCATTTGTAGTGGCCTTGAAAAGCAGGTAGGACCTCTGAGACTTGAAAATGAGGTGGGTGGAGGTGAGGGTTCCAGGAATGGGAGTGGCTCTGGCTGAAGTAGAGGCCTGGAGCAGAGTGAGGCGAAGCTGACAAAGTGGTCACAAAGGGTTGAGTTCCCCTGATCTGAAACCCAAAGAGTTGCCATTTCTGAAGGGAGATGACACAGCCGAATTATAGGAGCCTGGAGAGAGTTTCTGGGAGTAGCTGGGTCCTTTCTGCCCTATTTCACCCACCTTTCctcaaaaaaagagcaaaaagggcttccctggtggctcagtggtaaagaacctgcctgccaatgcaggggacgtgggtttgattcctggttccagaagatcccacatgccgacgGGCAAGTAAGCCAGTATGCCACGACTACTGACCGCATGCTCTGGAGCTTaagagctgcaactgctgaagcccgtgcaccctagaggctgtgctctgcaacaagagaagccaccacagtgggaagcctgagcaccacaactagagaaagcccagcgcaagcagcaacgaagagccagcacagccaaaaataaattaattaaattaaaaaaaaaaagaggttctcCCCCCAGGAGCCAGGTCCAAGCCTGGCTCCCTGCTGAAGAGTCCTGCAAGGCTATCTATAGATTCTCTCCAAAAAACTCATACGTGGGCAGCGGGAGCCGCCCCAAAGGAAAGAGGCTGCTTCGTGGCATCAGAGGTAGAGCTCCAGCCAAGGAGTACCTGTACTGGTCTGGAGGTGGTGGAGTGGTTATGACTAATACTACGGAACCAACTCCCGCGGGGTAAAAGATGCTGTCTAGCCCACCTATTGcattggccaaaaggttcattcggGTTTTCCTGCAACATCCTatgaaaaaacctgaatgaactttctggccaacccaatacaagcCAAGGCCAGTCCAGGGGGCGGCACCCTCACCCACTGTGAGCAGACACGTCCCTGAGCTACTCACCCAGAGACACTTTGGGCTCCTAGTTCTCGACACCAGTGGCCACTGGGTAGTGTCAACAAGCTAGCACGGGTCCAGGAGCAGTGAGAAACGGCTGGGCCCTGGCTCTGGTCCAGAGACTCATGCCTGGCTTGGACGATGCCCCTGTGAATACTTCCAACCACACGTGGTACCATCCCAGGGGCGTCATAGGGGTGCTGCGCTCCAGGTGGTACAGGGGACATGGTGACCCAAGCCTCTGGGTCTCCTGTTCCTCGGGGCTCGATGCTCAGGAAGCCCAACAGACACCTTCAGGTGAAGCTAGGGTTGAGGAACGGGCTCTGGGATGCGCCTTGGTGGGCAGCCCCTGCTGTCTCGCTTCAGCCCCGTTACCAAGCCTCGCCTATGTCGGTGGGTGAAAGGATGACCCAGCTCACAGGAAGATGGTAAGGCCTACGAGAGCAAAAGTTTGTAAACCACTCAGCTCCCCCTCACCCAGACCCTCGCTTGAGGCTCCACAGATGATAGCTGCTATTACTAGCATTACCAGTGTTCCTGGAGGAAGGAGGCCGGCAGCGCAGGCTCCCCGCTTCTCCCCAGCCTGGAGCAGGAGCTGAGTCCAGATCCTCCCTGGGCCCTTTATCTCCCTTTCCTGCTCCGCTCCCATCCCTTTCTCTCCCATCCCTGTCCTTTCTCCTCGGCCCCTCTTGGGAGCTTGCGGCCAGCTCTTTGGTTCACTGGCAAAGGGCTATTCAGCTGTCACATCGCTCCTGCTTGATAAGCTCTGCAAACCATCCTGACTCTATTAAGACATCCGTCTGCCTACGCGGAGACCTCCCAACAGCTGGTGATCTTATCTGACGTTTGATTATACCAACTCTGACAGTTGTATTTGTTATACTCATCAGGGGAAAACTGGGACTGAGGAAGCCACAGCTGTCGTCCCCATTTTTCACCTTATCGAGCTGAAAAGAGCTTTGTGGCTTTTATTTAAGTGGTGgtggttggggagaggggaggctggGTAGATGACACAGCGGGAGAACTTTGGAGCAGGTGACATTATCTAATGTGTAATTTCATGAGGGGGGAGCTGCTGCTGCCCTGAAGCTCTGCAGACGTACGTACTCACGCCTGGCCTGGGAGAGATCTCGAAAGGGCAGAAATGAAAGGCAGAAGGCCCCACTCCCGGTTGAGGGACAGGGGCGGGTGCAGGGGAGGACAGAAGGGGTCCTGGCACAGACACAAGAGGCAGGACAAAGGCAGCAAGAGTCCAGAGACTCTCCTTGAGGGAGGCAGTGGGGAAAGAGGCCTGCGACAAGGAGATGGGGAGCAAAAGCTGGTCTGGCAGGGAAGGGAGTATCAATGTCAAGGCTGTTTGTCAATTCAtccgtttccttctgcagggaggTACTGGCCAGGGCGGTGGGGTCGGAGGGGAAGGTCCCCAGTCTGTACATGAGAACCTGATGTATGAGAGAATTTGGCCATGATCACAGTGCAAAAGCCTGGAAAAAAACAGGAAGGCTCCTCATAGCCTCCAGGAAGCAAAGTCTCAGCCTCGTGACTGGTGACTGATGGCAGACAAGCAGGCAGGCCTTCAACTCAGAGCCTGGGCTGGAGGCTCCACGTCCCAGAGGCTGGCAGGCAGCTCTGCAGGCCCCTGGGCCAGCCTGTCGCCTGATCCCAAGCCACCGCTCTGGgctctcccccttctcctggggGCTGACCCCATCCTGGACAGTAATGATCAGGCCACCCCGACCCCATGACGCCCTGAAGAACCATGCTCGGAATGCAGTGTATGGCTTGGGAAAAAGGCTGCCACAGACCCTGCTTTACAAATATGCTCCTCTCCTCCAGACCTGCCCCATCACTTGGCTGGCCCTGCACATGCCCGGCTAGCTCTCTCTACTGAGGCCCAGCCCTGAAGGATTATCCTCCACTGGAATTCACCCCTGCCAGCCCTGGCCATGCTGGAGCCTCCCTACCTTCCACCCTGCAAATTTACTCTCCCAGGCAGCTCAACCAGCACCAACTCTGACCATGGTTTACATTTGCTTGGTGACCCACAGTCACGGTGTGGACTCTTAGTCCCTAAGAACTTTCGAGATGGTATTATTAGCCTCactttgcagaggaggaaacaggcagAGGGGTGGGCTCACTCTGACAGTCATGCAGCTGGAAACCATGAGGGCTGGGACTTAAACTCTGGTCTTATGACTCCATTATTCGTCTGCTATTATTATTCCCTgaaggttccctggtggctcagcaggaaagaatccacctgcagtgtaggagatgctggtttgatccctttgtcaggaagatcccttggagaagggaatggcaacctgctccagcattcttgcctacaggattccatggacagaggagcctcgtgggctacagtccatggggtcacaagagtcacacaagacttagtaactaaaccacgaCAAAAACATCATTATTACTCCCACCCCTACGAGAAAAATCAGATTCCTGGAGTTCAGGGCTCAAAAGCCTCAAGTGCCTCTTCTCATTAAACTGTCCACTCCCTTAAAAGTTGAGGAACATCACTTCATCTTTCTGGGGCTGGTACCCGGCTGCACAGGGGATGCCAATGAGCAGAGTGAATTCGACAGCCTGCATGAAAACtggttcctccctccatggacaATCTCTCTGCACAGAAAGGTTCGTGCCTGGAGGAACTGGCTCTGCCCTGCCTGGTCCCAGGTCCAGGATTTACCCCGGAGGAAGTACTTGAAGGTCTCTTTCATCATTTCCTTGCAGATCTCGGGGTGGGTGATGCTGTTGAGCAGGTGCCGCCGGTCGGGCTGGTTAAAGATCAGGTCACCCAGGACCTTGCGATCGATGTCGCCATTCTCCAGCAGGACCTCGGTGCCAAAGGCCTCCACGATGCGCCGGTGGGCGGGGTATCCCGGCTGGACAACTGGGGCAGGAAGAGGAACCTGGGTCATTCTCTGGAGTCTCCAGGTCAACAAGGAGACTCCTAAGGGCTACAGGCAAAATGATGGGGCAACCCAGGGGTGCTTCTTTCAGCTGGAGCAAAAACAAAATGAGggagacttccttgatggtccagtggttgagaatccacctgccaatgcaggggacgtgggtttgatccttggttcgggaagatcccatgtgctgaggGGGCCACTAAGCCCACATGCCgtagctactgagcccgtgtgtctagagcccgtgctccacaagaggagcaccgcaacgagaagcccgtgcaccgcaaccagagagcagccttctcttgctgcaactagagaaaaagctgcgcagcaatgaagaccgagCGTAGCCAGAAATGAACAAATAATGTTTTAACACCCAGAGGAGGGAAAGCAGTTAGGGAGGGGACCAGAGCCCCCGGAATCCCTCGTGTTGGtcatggggtgaggggagggaagagTGAGCAGGAGGGGGGGCCGCAGGGGGTGGGAGCAGGAGGCCAGGCTGATGGGAAAGGCCTGTCAAACGGTGAGGcctgatggaaggaaggaagcaataGAGGAGCTGCAGGGTACAGCTGTGCCCACAACTCACTGTGCCGGGCAATGATGTCCACATCGATCACCGCACAACCCAGCTGCTGGAACACCTGGATCACCGAGCTCTTGCCCGAAGCGATGCCCCCTGTCAGGCCCACCAGGAACATCTTTCCAGGAAGGAGGGAGGTCGGTGAGACCGAGAATCAGGAGTCCGGAGTCACAGGGGCCAAGCTCCCCAGTGGTGAGGGTCCTCCACAGGAACGCCGGAAGGACCTGCCTGTGGGACAGAGCAGGCCTGGTCAGTGTGGGGCCAAGAGGCTGGGGGAAGGTGAGGCAAAGGCAGGCAAAGCGAGGCAGACACAACCTGGCCAGGCAGTGCCACGGCTTGAGCCTCAGGGGCTCTGGATCCACCTGAGACACAAAACTCTTTAAGGAGAGGCCTCCggtattcttttaaaaacattcacaAAGAAGGCAAACTAACACTTTGCAAATTTAGCTATCAAAACGCTGAGTAGGCAGAGCAAAGTCAAGTGCTGTTACGCAAAGAGAGCTTTCTGGAGGCGGCGATACCCCACCGAGGGCAAACTTCCCACAGGAAAGGGACAGCTGTCCCTCTGGGGTGAACCCAAGGCACTCTCCAGATGCCCCCAGCCTCCACTTCCTCGTCTGGACAAGAGGCTCACAGGAAGAAACGGCCTGCCCGTGTGCCCTAGGGCTGGCACCGGGACAGCCTGGGCAGCTGGTCGGGACTGAGAGGAATAATCCCTCCTCCTCATCGAACAAGTGACCCAGGTGGGGAGCCCAGCGGGAGGCAGGCTGGGGGGCCACTTAGCCCAAAGTTCGGAGAAGGATGGAGCATGCCAAGAATAATGAGGAAAGGATGACAGGCTTGGCAGGGAGACAGCATTAAACCTGGCGTCACGACTTGTGGCTCTCAGATGGAGAAGCTACAATACAGCCCAGAGGCTAGAAGCATGTATCCCTTCAAATTCAGCTCCTCCACTTACATGCCATGCAATCCAGGGCAAGTCACCTCCCTCTGGgaacctcagtcttctcatccataaaatggagatGACAGAACCTGCCTCCTAAGGCCTTTGTGCAGAAACTCCGCAGACTGACTGAGAAAATGCATCTCCAGCCCTTAGCGCACTACCACTCACATGCTAAGTGACCAGGAATGGAGGTGAGGGTGCTGGTGCAGGGTGGCTGCGGGGGGTGACGCTCGTGTGGCAAGGCACGGAGAGGAAAAGAGACTTTCACAAAATTAGGTCTCCACTCCTGCAACTGCAGACTCTCACCGTAGATTTTAAGCTATGTTGTATTTTCAGGACATGGTTACCACATCCTGGACTTTGTTCCCAAGCTGGGAGAAATTATATCGAAGGCCAGGTCTCTCTCATCCTTCCTTCAGAAGTGTCGAAGCATTTCCAGGACCTTGAAATCTGTCacaggactttttttttgggggggggggttaaaCAGCAGATTTACTGTCCTGATTACACTTTGTTTGAACTTAtattccagcagtcatgtacggatgtgagagttgggccataatgaaggccgagtgccaaagaattgatactttcaaattgtggtgttagagaagactcttgtgagtcccttggacagcaaggagatcaaaccagtcaatcctaaaggaaatcaaccccaaatattcactggaaggactgatgctgaagttgaagctctaatacttaggccacctgacacgaacagctaactcactggaaaagaccttgatgctgggaaagacgaagggcaaaaggagaagagggcggcagaggatgagatggttggatggtatcactgatttaatagacaggaacttgggcaaactccaggatggtgagggacagggaggcctggcgcgctagtccatggggtcacaaagagtcagacacgacttagcgactgaaccacagTACTGAAATGAGCCGCTGAAGGAAAGGACGGGGCCTGCATCTCCACAGGGGCCTGACACCTCATCAATGAGAGCAACCTGGTCGCCCAAGTTTGCTGGGTGGGGtaaaggagcctggaagaccacgtggctgagcacacctcacctcCTGCCTGTACACAGGACAGGACCCTTCTGGAGACCTACTGCACCAGGTCTcgggggagaggggtggaggcACCCAGGGGGTTCTGCTGTGTCACAGGGCTTCGGACGGGCTCTTTGTTTATGATGGTATAGACTGAGGACCAGAGAAGAGGggacttgcccaggatcacagcTAAAAGCAGAGCCTGGATGGAAATCGGGGCTCCTAACTCTGTGTCCAGACCTCTGCCTTCATGTACTCAAGGAATGGGAAATTAATTTACATTTAGATTAAGAAGAAATAAGGAGGGTGCGTACATCTGCAGGgccaaagaaaaatgttttctt is part of the Budorcas taxicolor isolate Tak-1 chromosome 19, Takin1.1, whole genome shotgun sequence genome and harbors:
- the DCAKD gene encoding dephospho-CoA kinase domain-containing protein is translated as MFLVGLTGGIASGKSSVIQVFQQLGCAVIDVDIIARHIVQPGYPAHRRIVEAFGTEVLLENGDIDRKVLGDLIFNQPDRRHLLNSITHPEICKEMMKETFKYFLRGYRYVILDIPLLFETKKLLKYMKHTVVVYCDRDTQLTRLMRRNSLSREDAEARIKAQLPLKDKVRMARHVLDNSGEWSVTKRQVVLLHAELEHSLEYLPLRLGVLTGLAGIVSLLYLLTHYLLPSP